Proteins found in one Puniceicoccaceae bacterium genomic segment:
- the rpsL gene encoding 30S ribosomal protein S12 produces MPTINQLVNRPRRLIKAKSKSPALKANPFRRGVCVQVMTRTPKKPNSAIRKVAKVRLTTGIEVIAYIPDEGHSLQEHSIVLVRGGRVKDLPGVRYHIVRGTLDCQGVEKRRRSRSKYGVKRPKAAS; encoded by the coding sequence ATGCCCACAATCAATCAGCTTGTAAATCGTCCAAGACGTCTCATCAAAGCGAAATCCAAGTCACCTGCTTTGAAGGCGAATCCATTTCGTCGTGGGGTTTGTGTTCAGGTGATGACGCGCACTCCCAAGAAGCCGAACTCCGCTATCCGCAAAGTTGCCAAGGTTCGTCTGACCACCGGAATCGAAGTCATTGCCTACATTCCCGATGAGGGGCATTCCCTGCAGGAACACAGTATCGTGCTGGTACGCGGTGGACGTGTGAAAGACCTTCCGGGGGTTCGTTACCACATTGTTCGAGGGACCTTGGACTGTCAGGGTGTTGAAAAACGCCGCCGCAGCCGTTCCAAGTACGGTGTAAAGCGCCCAAAGGCAGCTTCCTGA
- the rpsG gene encoding 30S ribosomal protein S7, translating into MSRRRQAEKRPILPDPRYSSTLVSNLINMVMLSGKKSIAQGIVYGAFELVSERLGKGDPIDLLIGALENARPKLEVKSRRVGGATYQVPLEIPYERQQGLAFRWMVTAARNRKGKPMREALADEIVDAYNNTGSVVRKKEETHKMAQANKAFAHLRW; encoded by the coding sequence ATGTCCAGACGTAGACAAGCCGAAAAACGACCCATTCTTCCCGATCCGCGCTATAGCAGCACCTTGGTGTCCAACCTGATCAACATGGTCATGCTCAGCGGGAAAAAATCGATTGCTCAGGGGATTGTGTATGGTGCATTTGAACTCGTGAGTGAGCGCCTTGGAAAGGGCGATCCGATTGATCTGCTCATCGGCGCACTTGAAAACGCGCGTCCCAAGCTCGAGGTGAAGAGCCGTCGAGTGGGAGGTGCTACTTATCAGGTACCGCTTGAAATCCCTTATGAGCGCCAGCAGGGACTCGCGTTTCGCTGGATGGTGACTGCCGCGCGGAATCGCAAGGGGAAGCCCATGCGTGAAGCCCTCGCAGACGAGATTGTGGATGCTTACAATAACACCGGTTCGGTGGTTCGCAAAAAAGAAGAAACGCACAAGATGGCGCAGGCAAACAAAGCGTTTGCGCACTTGCGCTGGTAG
- a CDS encoding 3'-5' exonuclease, with protein sequence MPSDRTDDAYREASAHAPGGTAVYVVDFEGSLKTGVVEFGVVCLEQGSMISTETGMCRPERTQDPRDVLLHGLRDEMLRKQPAFEAYREQFHDYRRRGVLAAHHAVVENGFLAKYWHTVPAGGADGHAYPSLGSWGPWIDSRLVCQRCYRGLPNYGLMSLIRQFSLQAPLDDLAATHCPPDRRKPHCALYDALASALLLLRVQQHAGLGLRDWVRLSQSGGEPDCAQQEWF encoded by the coding sequence ATGCCAAGTGACAGGACAGACGATGCATACCGGGAGGCATCCGCCCATGCTCCAGGGGGCACAGCGGTGTATGTTGTGGATTTTGAAGGCAGTTTAAAGACGGGAGTGGTCGAGTTTGGGGTGGTTTGTCTGGAACAGGGATCGATGATCTCGACAGAAACCGGAATGTGCCGCCCGGAACGAACCCAGGATCCCCGCGATGTGTTGTTGCATGGACTACGCGATGAGATGTTGCGGAAGCAACCCGCATTTGAAGCCTATCGCGAGCAGTTTCATGATTACCGTCGCCGTGGTGTGCTTGCTGCCCACCATGCGGTTGTGGAAAATGGGTTTCTCGCAAAGTATTGGCACACGGTACCTGCGGGGGGTGCAGACGGCCACGCCTATCCCAGTCTGGGTTCCTGGGGGCCGTGGATCGACTCTCGTTTGGTGTGCCAGCGCTGCTACCGGGGACTGCCGAACTACGGGCTGATGTCGCTTATTCGACAGTTTTCGCTGCAGGCACCACTGGATGATCTGGCCGCGACGCACTGTCCTCCAGATCGACGAAAGCCTCACTGTGCGTTGTACGATGCCCTGGCATCCGCCCTGCTGTTACTTCGTGTTCAGCAGCATGCCGGACTGGGTTTGCGGGACTGGGTGAGGCTATCGCAATCCGGCGGGGAACCTGATTGTGCACAGCAGGAGTGGTTTTGA